The proteins below come from a single Harpia harpyja isolate bHarHar1 chromosome 2, bHarHar1 primary haplotype, whole genome shotgun sequence genomic window:
- the LOC128136373 gene encoding alcohol dehydrogenase 1 isoform X4, with protein MSTAGKVIKCKAAVMWEANKPFSIEEVEVAPPKAHEVRIKIVATGICRSDDHVITGGLVMPFPIILGHEAAGVVESVGQGVTSIKPGDKVIPLFVPQCGECNSCLNTKGNLCSKNDIDSGAGLMPDGTTRFTCKGKAIHHFIGTSTFTEYTVVHELAVAKIDSAAPLEKVCLIGCGFSTGYGAAVQTAKVEPGSTCAIFGLGGVGLSVVMGCKAAGASRIIAVDINSDKFAKAKELGATDCVNPKDFKKPVHEVLIEMTGHGVDYSFEVIGCTETMTAALACCQYNYGVSVIVGVPPAAQKITFDPMLLFTGRTWKGSVFGGWKSKDAVPKLVADYMKKKFVLEPLITHTLPFTKINEGFDLLRTGKSIRSVLVL; from the exons GTTCGCATAAAG ATCGTGGCCACAGGGATCTGTCGCTCTGATGACCATGTGATAACTGGTGGACTGGTTATGCCTTTTCCAATCATTCTTGGGCATGAAGCAGCTGGTGTTGTGGAGAGTGTTGGGCAGGGAGTAACTTCGATCAAACCAG GAGACAAGGTTATTCCACTCTTTGTTCCACAGTGTGGGGAGTGCAACAGTTGCTTAAACACCAAGGGTAATCTGTGCAGTAAAAATGA CATTGATTCAGGTGCTGGATTAATGCCTGATGGCACCACTAGATTCACCTGTAAAGGAAAAGCAATTCATCATTTTATCGGTACCAGTACCTTCACTGAATACACAGTAGTGCATGAATTGGCTGTAGCCAAAATCGATTCTGCTGCTCCTCTGGAAAAAGTTTGTCTAATTGGCTGTGGATTTTCAACTGGTTATGGGGCTGCTGTGCAGACTGCCAAG GTGGAACCAGGCTCCACGTGCGCCATCTTTGgcctgggaggagttggcctctCTGTTGTCATGGGCTGCAAGGCAGCTGGAGCTTCCCGCATCATTGCTGTTGATATCAATAGCGACAAGTTTGCCAAGGCCAAGGAGCTGGGAGCCACAGACTGTGTCAACCCTAAAGATTTCAAGAAGCCTGTTCATGAAGTATTGATTGAAATGACCGGCCATGGTGTGGACTACTCCTTTGAGGTCATCGGCTGTACCGAAACCATG ACTGCAGCCTTGGCCTGTTGCCAATACAACTACGGAGTCAGTGTGATTGTGGGGGTGCCCCCTGCAGCACAAAAGATCACTTTTGACCCCATGCTCCTCTTCACTGGTCGCACCTGGAAAGGATCTGTCTTTGGAG GCTGGAAGAGTAAAGATGCAGTCCCTAAACTGGTTGCCGActacatgaagaaaaaatttgTTCTGGAACCATTAATAACCCACACACTTCCTTTCACTAAAATCAATGAAGGATTTGATTTGCTAAGGACCGGGAAGAG TATTCGCAGTGTCCTGGTGCTCTAG
- the LOC128136373 gene encoding alcohol dehydrogenase 1 isoform X5 codes for MVIKCKAAVMWEANKPFSIEEVEVAPPKAHEVRIKIVATGICRSDDHVITGGLVMPFPIILGHEAAGVVESVGQGVTSIKPGDKVIPLFVPQCGECNSCLNTKGNLCSKNDIDSGAGLMPDGTTRFTCKGKAIHHFIGTSTFTEYTVVHELAVAKIDSAAPLEKVCLIGCGFSTGYGAAVQTAKVEPGSTCAIFGLGGVGLSVVMGCKAAGASRIIAVDINSDKFAKAKELGATDCVNPKDFKKPVHEVLIEMTGHGVDYSFEVIGCTETMTAALACCQYNYGVSVIVGVPPAAQKITFDPMLLFTGRTWKGSVFGGWKSKDAVPKLVADYMKKKFVLEPLITHTLPFTKINEGFDLLRTGKSIRSVLVL; via the exons GTTCGCATAAAG ATCGTGGCCACAGGGATCTGTCGCTCTGATGACCATGTGATAACTGGTGGACTGGTTATGCCTTTTCCAATCATTCTTGGGCATGAAGCAGCTGGTGTTGTGGAGAGTGTTGGGCAGGGAGTAACTTCGATCAAACCAG GAGACAAGGTTATTCCACTCTTTGTTCCACAGTGTGGGGAGTGCAACAGTTGCTTAAACACCAAGGGTAATCTGTGCAGTAAAAATGA CATTGATTCAGGTGCTGGATTAATGCCTGATGGCACCACTAGATTCACCTGTAAAGGAAAAGCAATTCATCATTTTATCGGTACCAGTACCTTCACTGAATACACAGTAGTGCATGAATTGGCTGTAGCCAAAATCGATTCTGCTGCTCCTCTGGAAAAAGTTTGTCTAATTGGCTGTGGATTTTCAACTGGTTATGGGGCTGCTGTGCAGACTGCCAAG GTGGAACCAGGCTCCACGTGCGCCATCTTTGgcctgggaggagttggcctctCTGTTGTCATGGGCTGCAAGGCAGCTGGAGCTTCCCGCATCATTGCTGTTGATATCAATAGCGACAAGTTTGCCAAGGCCAAGGAGCTGGGAGCCACAGACTGTGTCAACCCTAAAGATTTCAAGAAGCCTGTTCATGAAGTATTGATTGAAATGACCGGCCATGGTGTGGACTACTCCTTTGAGGTCATCGGCTGTACCGAAACCATG ACTGCAGCCTTGGCCTGTTGCCAATACAACTACGGAGTCAGTGTGATTGTGGGGGTGCCCCCTGCAGCACAAAAGATCACTTTTGACCCCATGCTCCTCTTCACTGGTCGCACCTGGAAAGGATCTGTCTTTGGAG GCTGGAAGAGTAAAGATGCAGTCCCTAAACTGGTTGCCGActacatgaagaaaaaatttgTTCTGGAACCATTAATAACCCACACACTTCCTTTCACTAAAATCAATGAAGGATTTGATTTGCTAAGGACCGGGAAGAG TATTCGCAGTGTCCTGGTGCTCTAG
- the LOC128136416 gene encoding alcohol dehydrogenase 1, with product MATSGKVIRCRAAVAWAVGKPLSVEEVEVSPPKAGEVRVKIVATGICRTDDHVLEGCFPNVVFPVIPGHEGAGIVESVGEGVTSVKPGDKVIPLCLPQCGGCSFCLNPESNYCLKSHVSEPQNLLPDKTSRFTCKGKQIHHFLWVSTFAEYTVMPEYAVAKIDAAAPLDKVCLLGCGFPTGYGAAINTAKVKPGSTCAIFGVGGVGLSVVMGCKAAGASRIIAIDINKDKFAKAKELGATDCISPHDFKKPIQEVLTEMTGHGVDYSFEAIGHVDTLTAALASCNMNTGVCVMVGVPASGSVISIDPMLLLSGRTWKGTLLGGWKMRDCIPTLVSSYLEKKFNSDVLISHTLPIAKVNEGFELLRAGKSIRCVLLF from the exons ATGGCCACTTCTGGAAAG gtTATCAGATGCAGAGCTGCTGTTGCCTGGGCCGTGGGCAAACCACTCTCTGTTGAGGAGGTGGAGGTTTCACCTCCAAAGGCGGGTGAAGTCCGTGTCAAG ATTGTGGCCACGGGCATCTGTCGCACAGATGACCATGTTTTGGAAGGTTGCTTTCCTAACGTGGTTTTCCCAGTTATCCCGGGCCATGAAGGAGCTGGGATTGTGGAAAGTGTTGGAGAAGGAGTGACCTCTGTGAAACCAG GAGACAAAGTCATCCCCCTTTGCCTTCCACAGTGCGGGGGATGCAGCTTCTGCCTGAATCCCGAATCCAACTACTGCCTGAAGTCCCA TGTCTCTGAACCACAAAACCTGCTGCCTGACAAGACCAGCCGGTTCACTTGCAAAGGGAAGCAGATCCACCATTTCCTGTGGGTCAGCACCTTTGCAGAATACACTGTGATGCCGGAGTACGCCGTTGCCAAGATAGATGCTGCTGCACCTCTGGACAAAGTCTGCTTGCTCGGCTGTGGGTTTCCCACAGGCTACGGGGCTGCCATCAACACCGCCAAG GTAAAACCAGGCTCCACCTGCGCCATCTTCGGCGTCGGAGGAGTTGGCCTCTCTGTTGTCATGGGCTGCAAGGCAGCTGGAGCTTCCCGCATCATTGCCATTGATATCAACAAGGACAAATTTGCCAAGGCCAAGGAGCTGGGAGCCACTGACTGCATCAGTCCTCATGACTTCAAGAAGCCCATCCAGGAGGTGCTCACTGAGATGACCGGCCATGGCGTGGACTACTCCTTTGAGGCCATCGGGCATGTGGATACCTTG ACTGCTGCCCTGGCTTCCTGCAATATGAACACTGGCGTCTGTGTGATGGTTGGGGTACCAGCTTCTGGTTCAGTGATTTCCATCGATCCTATGCTTCTGCTGTCTGGGCGTACATGGAAGGGGACTCTGCTCGGAG GTTGGAAGATGAGAGATTGTATCCCTACATTAGTTTCCAGCTATTTGGAGAAGAAATTCAACTCAGATGTTCTAATCTCGCACACGCTGCCGATTGCTAAAGTGAATGAAGGGTTTGAGTTGTTACGTGCAGGAAAAAG TATTCGCTGCGTCCTGCTCTTTTGA
- the LOC128136373 gene encoding alcohol dehydrogenase 1 isoform X6 translates to MWEANKPFSIEEVEVAPPKAHEVRIKIVATGICRSDDHVITGGLVMPFPIILGHEAAGVVESVGQGVTSIKPGDKVIPLFVPQCGECNSCLNTKGNLCSKNDIDSGAGLMPDGTTRFTCKGKAIHHFIGTSTFTEYTVVHELAVAKIDSAAPLEKVCLIGCGFSTGYGAAVQTAKVEPGSTCAIFGLGGVGLSVVMGCKAAGASRIIAVDINSDKFAKAKELGATDCVNPKDFKKPVHEVLIEMTGHGVDYSFEVIGCTETMTAALACCQYNYGVSVIVGVPPAAQKITFDPMLLFTGRTWKGSVFGGWKSKDAVPKLVADYMKKKFVLEPLITHTLPFTKINEGFDLLRTGKSIRSVLVL, encoded by the exons GTTCGCATAAAG ATCGTGGCCACAGGGATCTGTCGCTCTGATGACCATGTGATAACTGGTGGACTGGTTATGCCTTTTCCAATCATTCTTGGGCATGAAGCAGCTGGTGTTGTGGAGAGTGTTGGGCAGGGAGTAACTTCGATCAAACCAG GAGACAAGGTTATTCCACTCTTTGTTCCACAGTGTGGGGAGTGCAACAGTTGCTTAAACACCAAGGGTAATCTGTGCAGTAAAAATGA CATTGATTCAGGTGCTGGATTAATGCCTGATGGCACCACTAGATTCACCTGTAAAGGAAAAGCAATTCATCATTTTATCGGTACCAGTACCTTCACTGAATACACAGTAGTGCATGAATTGGCTGTAGCCAAAATCGATTCTGCTGCTCCTCTGGAAAAAGTTTGTCTAATTGGCTGTGGATTTTCAACTGGTTATGGGGCTGCTGTGCAGACTGCCAAG GTGGAACCAGGCTCCACGTGCGCCATCTTTGgcctgggaggagttggcctctCTGTTGTCATGGGCTGCAAGGCAGCTGGAGCTTCCCGCATCATTGCTGTTGATATCAATAGCGACAAGTTTGCCAAGGCCAAGGAGCTGGGAGCCACAGACTGTGTCAACCCTAAAGATTTCAAGAAGCCTGTTCATGAAGTATTGATTGAAATGACCGGCCATGGTGTGGACTACTCCTTTGAGGTCATCGGCTGTACCGAAACCATG ACTGCAGCCTTGGCCTGTTGCCAATACAACTACGGAGTCAGTGTGATTGTGGGGGTGCCCCCTGCAGCACAAAAGATCACTTTTGACCCCATGCTCCTCTTCACTGGTCGCACCTGGAAAGGATCTGTCTTTGGAG GCTGGAAGAGTAAAGATGCAGTCCCTAAACTGGTTGCCGActacatgaagaaaaaatttgTTCTGGAACCATTAATAACCCACACACTTCCTTTCACTAAAATCAATGAAGGATTTGATTTGCTAAGGACCGGGAAGAG TATTCGCAGTGTCCTGGTGCTCTAG